A section of the Vitis riparia cultivar Riparia Gloire de Montpellier isolate 1030 unplaced genomic scaffold, EGFV_Vit.rip_1.0 scaffold437_pilon_pilon, whole genome shotgun sequence genome encodes:
- the LOC117909849 gene encoding uncharacterized protein LOC117909849, which produces MKWSPQDAMKAYLHTLQLCKTHFNDQYCTLGTRNLIQPHWMEFISALAAGNQAKLMVQITSDQGITPLTIALAVAAKRTKARFICILHQLQDIEDCKAQLSCYNLKDVAEFVHGNPCEVIMGFKNIDFAVIDCKFEDYMRLFKIIDMNPRGSIVVVSNLERRRNGTSFGEVIKGRKGVECVTRSIGEGMELTRIGLSCKSQKKSYKRFHVTFES; this is translated from the exons ATGAAGTGGTCTCCTCAAGATGCCATGAAGGCTTACTTGCACACTCTTCAACTG tgTAAAACCCACTTCAATGATCAATATTGCACTCTGGGAACCAGAAATCTCATTCAACCCCATTGGATGGAGTTCATATCAGCTTTGGCAGCAGGAAATCAAGCTAAATTAATGGTGCAAATCACCTCAGACCAAGGCATCACCCCATTAACAATTGCACTTGCAGTGGCAGCAAAGCGTACGAAAGCTCGATTCATCTGCATTCTTCATCAACTTCAAGATATAGAGGATTGCAAAGCTCAACTTTCTTGCTATAATCTCAAAGATGTGGCTGAGTTTGTACATGGAAATCCTTGTGAGGTGATCATGGGGTTTAAGAACATTGATTTTGCTGTAATTGACTGTAAATTTGAAGATTACATGAGATTGTTTAAGATTATTGATATGAATCCAAGAGGGTCTATAGTAGTAGTGAGCAATCttgagagaagaagaaatggaaCTAGTTTTGGTGAAGTTATTAAAGGGAGGAAAGGAGTTGAATGTGTGACTCGATCTATTGGAGAAGGAATGGAGTTGACAAGAATTGGATTGAGTTGTAAGTCTCAGAAAAAGAGCTATAAGAGATTCCATGTAACTTTTGAGAGTTGA
- the LOC117909850 gene encoding uncharacterized protein LOC117909850 — protein MKWSPQDAMKAYLHTLQLSKIQYGQDCTLGTTKLIQPQCMEFLSALAAGNQAKVLVQVLSNEGVNPLTIALAVATKYCEGRFICFLDQQEDIENCKAQLSCYDLEDVVEFMHGNPCEVIIKLKKIDFAVIDCKFKDHLRLFQIIDVNPRGSVVVVTNLVRKGNGAGFGEVVREKRGVECVTLSIGEGMELTRIGVTCNHENKRFLVTFEN, from the exons ATGAAGTGGTCTCCTCAAGATGCCATGAAAGCTTACCTGCATACACTTCAACTG TCTAAGATCCAATATGGTCAAGATTGCACTCTTGGCACAACAAAACTTATTCAACCTCAATGCATGGAGTTCTTATCAGCTTTGGCAGCAGGAAATCAAGCTAAAGTACTGGTACAAGTTCTCTCAAATGAAGGAGTGAACCCATTAACAATTGCACTAGCTGTGGCTACAAAGTATTGCGAAGGTCGGttcatttgttttcttgatCAACAAGAAGACATAGAAAACTGCAAAGCTCAGCTTTCTTGCTATGATCTAGAAGATGTGGTTGAGTTTATGCATGGAAATCCTTGTGAGGTTATCataaagttaaagaaaattgattttgctGTTATTGACTGTAAATTTAAAGATCACTTGAGATTGTTTCAAATTATTGATGTGAATCCAAGAGGGTCTGTTGTAGTGGTGACTAATCTTGTGAGGAAAGGAAATGGAGCTGGTTTTGGTGAAGTTGTTAGAGAGAAGAGAGGAGTTGAATGTGTGACTCTATCAATAGGAGAAGGAATGGAACTGACAAGGATTGGAGTGACTTGTAACCATGAGAATAAGAGATTTCTTGtaacttttgaaaattga